The DNA window GGCCACCGGGCCCCAGACCGCCCGGGACTTCAAGACCGACCAGGAGGTCCGCTGGTGCCCCGGCTGCGGCGACTACGCCATCCTCGCCGCCGTCCAGGCCTTCATGCCCGAACTCGGCATCGCCCGCGAGAACACCGTCTTCATCTCCGGCATCGGCTGCTCCTCCCGCTTCCCGTACTACATGAACACCTACGGGATGCACTCCATCCACGGCCGTGCCCCGGCCATCGCCACGGGTCTGGCCTCCTCCCGGCCGGATCTGTCCGTCTGGGTCGTCACCGGTGACGGTGACGCTCTCTCCATCGGTGGGAACCACCTCATCCATGCGCTGCGGCGGAATGTGAATCTGAAGATCCTGCTGTTCAACAACCGGATCTACGGGTTGACCAAGGGGCAGTACTCGCCGACGTCGGAGTTGGGGAAGGTCACCAAGTCGACGCCGATGGGTTCGCTGGACGCGCCGTTCAACCCGGTGTCGCTGGCGTTGGGTGCGGAGGCGTCGTTCGTGGGCCGCACCATCGACTCCGACCGCAGGCACCTGCAGTCGGTGCTGCGGGCGGCGGCCGAGCACCGGGGCACGGCGCTGGTGGAGATCTACCAGAACTGCAACATCTTCAACGACGGTGCCTTCGATGCGCTGAAGGAGCCGGGGACGCGGGAGGAGGCGCTGATCCGGCTGGAGCACGGCCGGCCGATCCGGTTCGGTGCCGATCTGGGCCAGGGTGTCTTCCGCGATCCGGTGAGCGGTGAGCTGTTCACGGCCGAGGTGACGCCGCGGAACGAGGCGGCCGTGCTGGTCCACGACGTGGGCGGTCCCAGCCCCGCCACCGCCTTCGCGCTCTCCCGCCTCGCCGACCCCGACACCCTGCACCACACCCCGATCGGCGTGCTCCGCGACATCGACCGCCCGGTCTACGACACCCTGATGGCCGACCAACTCGACCGCGCCGTCCAGGCCAAGGGCGAAGGCGACCTCACCGCCCTCCTCACCGGCAACGACACCTGGACCGTCGACTGACCACCGCCCACCGACCGCCGTCGACTGACCACCTGAGCCCGGGTAGTGGCCGTCACTTCCGGTGAGTGCCTCCCTGCATTCCCGTCACGAGACCGGTTCCGGCTTGCCAGCGGAAAGACCTGTGCCACAGGATGGCCAACTGACCGCAAGCCGCCGTTGGCGGGATTTCGCCACACAGGGAAGGACAGCATGCTTGACGGACTGGGCCTCCCTGAGACCGAAAGCCGGGTGTACGCGGTCCTGGTCGCGGCACCGCAGTCGGACACCGCGGCTCTCGCACCCCGCTGCGGTCTGACGGAGCAGCAGGCCGAGGAGGCACTGGCGCGGCTGGCGGAGAAGGGCATGGCCACGCGGGCCCCGGGCAGCGGCACCCACTACCTCGCCGTCGCCCCCGATGTCGCCATCGGCACCCTGATCGGCCGCCGCGAGGAGGAGCTGCGCAGCGCCCGCGCCGAGATGCACCGGCTGATGGACGCCTTCCGCGACGCCTCCCGCTACACCGACCCGGCCTGCTCCGTCGAGGTGCTCACTGGCAGCGAGGCGATATCCCAGCGCTTCGAACACCTCCAGGACACCGCGCAGGAGCAGATCCGAGGCTTCGACCGCCCCCCGTACGTCCAGAACCCCGGCCTCAACCTCGGCCGCGCCCGCCGCCTGCTGCGCGACGGCATCCGCTATCGCGTCATCTACGACCGCGAGGCGGTCGCCTGGCCGGGACGGCTGGACAATGACATCCGGATCAGCTGTGAGGACGGCGAGGAGGCCCGGGTGCGGGTCGCCCTCCCAATGAAGATGATCATGGCGGACGACCGGATGGCGATCCTGCCGATCAGCTCCGGCAACCGGGTGCTGGACGCCGCCTACGTCGTCCACCCCTGCTCCCTGCTGGAGGCGCTGGCCACCCTCTTCGAGGCCGAGTGGGAGCGCGCCGTACCGCTGCGCGCCACCGCCGGGCGGGTCGGCCTCCCGGAGGCCGCCCCCGACCGGCCGGGCGAGGACCACCGCAGACTGCTCGGCCTGCTCGCCGCCGGGCTCACCGACGAGGCCATCGCCCGCGCCCTCGGCTGGAGCGCCCGCACCACACAGCGCCGCCTCCAGGGCCTGATGCGCGAACTGGGCGCCACCACCCGCTTCCAGGCGGGCATGGCCGCCCGCGAGCGCGGCTGGCTCTGACCCCGCCGGCCGGACACCCCGGCCCGTTCAGCTCCAGACGGTCATCGACGCCCACCGGCCGTCCGGGCCGCGCCGCACCTCCAGCATCCCGACCACGGCACTGCGGTTGACCGCCCCGTAGACATGTGGGAAGAGCACCCCCTCGGCGACCCCGGGCGGCGGCGGCCCGTCCGGGGCCTCCCAGCGCACTGCGGAGTCCAGCCGCTCCTCGTCGATCAGCAGCACCATCAGCGGGCCGTGCACCTCCCCGAAGAAGGCGTTGGCCACCGCCAAGGCGGTCGGCTCGTCCGCCGAGCAGTGGATGAAGCCCTCGGCTGCGAGCGACGCCGCCGCATACGGGCGGTCGGGCGCCTCCAGCCAGTCGTCCAGCGGAGCCAGGTGCAGGATCATCCTCCTGTTCTACCGGAGCCGGGCCCCGCCGTACCCCACCGTGCGCGTCGCCCCGCCACAAACCACTGGCCGCCCGGCAGCCCGATGCGGTACTCCTGACGGGTCCGGGCAGGCAGGGGAGGGCATATGAAGCAGGCAGCGACCGGGGCACTGCTGGGGCTCGCGATCGGGGACGCCATGGGCTTCCCCACCGAGTTCGAGGAGATCGAGGACATCGCAGCGCGCTGCCCCGACTGGCGGCAGCTGCGACTGCCCGGGCGTGCCCTGGTCACCGACGACACCCAGATGACGCTCGCCCTGGCACGCGGCCTCCGCGCGGCCCTCGAACGCGGCCCGCTCACCCCGAGCCGGCTGGCCGCGCCCGTCCGCGAGGAGTACGTCGCCTGGTGGCGCTCCCCGGAGAACAACCGCGCCCCCGGCCAGACCTGCCTCAAGGCGTGCTGGCTGCTCAGCAGGGACGACCGGCCCTGGCAGGAGTCCAGCCAGGTCGGCTCCAAGGGGTGCGGCGCCAATATGCGCGTCGCCCCGCTCGGCCTGGTCCCCGGCCTGAGCCCCGAGGAGCGCTCCGGCGCCGCCCAGTTTCAGTCCGCGCTCACCCACGGCCACCCCACCGCCCTCGCCGCGAGCGACCTCACCGCCCATGCGGTGCACCTGCTGGCATGCGGCGCGGCCCCGAGCGACCTGGTCGGACTGCTGCGCGCGTACGCCGGCCGGAACCGCACCCACTACCCCCGCCCCTGGCTGGGCGACCTCGCCGAGCGGGCCCACGACCACTCGCCGGAGGAGTTCGCCGAGCGGGGCTGGGACGAGTGCCTGGCGGCGCTGGACCGGCTGGACGCCGCCCTGGCCGACCCCGCCCCCGACGCCGACCCCTGCCTCGCCACCGGAGAGGGCTGGATCGCCGAGGAAGCGCTTGCCACCGCCCTGCTCTGCTTCCTGCTCTTCCCCGACGATCCGCAGACCGCCGTCCGCCGCGCCGCCTATTCCTCCGGCGACTCCGACTCCCTCGCCTGCCTCACCGGAGCGTTCGCCGGAGCCCACCACGGCGCCGGGGCATGGCCGAGGGAGTGGGTGCACGCCATCGAGTACCGGGACGAGCTGCTGGCCTTCGGCGCACTCTGGGACACGAACGGATAGACCGGCATC is part of the Peterkaempfera bronchialis genome and encodes:
- a CDS encoding helix-turn-helix domain-containing protein produces the protein MLDGLGLPETESRVYAVLVAAPQSDTAALAPRCGLTEQQAEEALARLAEKGMATRAPGSGTHYLAVAPDVAIGTLIGRREEELRSARAEMHRLMDAFRDASRYTDPACSVEVLTGSEAISQRFEHLQDTAQEQIRGFDRPPYVQNPGLNLGRARRLLRDGIRYRVIYDREAVAWPGRLDNDIRISCEDGEEARVRVALPMKMIMADDRMAILPISSGNRVLDAAYVVHPCSLLEALATLFEAEWERAVPLRATAGRVGLPEAAPDRPGEDHRRLLGLLAAGLTDEAIARALGWSARTTQRRLQGLMRELGATTRFQAGMAARERGWL
- a CDS encoding DUF952 domain-containing protein, coding for MILHLAPLDDWLEAPDRPYAAASLAAEGFIHCSADEPTALAVANAFFGEVHGPLMVLLIDEERLDSAVRWEAPDGPPPPGVAEGVLFPHVYGAVNRSAVVGMLEVRRGPDGRWASMTVWS
- a CDS encoding ADP-ribosylglycohydrolase family protein, with protein sequence MKQAATGALLGLAIGDAMGFPTEFEEIEDIAARCPDWRQLRLPGRALVTDDTQMTLALARGLRAALERGPLTPSRLAAPVREEYVAWWRSPENNRAPGQTCLKACWLLSRDDRPWQESSQVGSKGCGANMRVAPLGLVPGLSPEERSGAAQFQSALTHGHPTALAASDLTAHAVHLLACGAAPSDLVGLLRAYAGRNRTHYPRPWLGDLAERAHDHSPEEFAERGWDECLAALDRLDAALADPAPDADPCLATGEGWIAEEALATALLCFLLFPDDPQTAVRRAAYSSGDSDSLACLTGAFAGAHHGAGAWPREWVHAIEYRDELLAFGALWDTNG
- a CDS encoding 2-oxoacid:ferredoxin oxidoreductase subunit beta is translated as MSEATAHRDGTALPALSLVPKATGPQTARDFKTDQEVRWCPGCGDYAILAAVQAFMPELGIARENTVFISGIGCSSRFPYYMNTYGMHSIHGRAPAIATGLASSRPDLSVWVVTGDGDALSIGGNHLIHALRRNVNLKILLFNNRIYGLTKGQYSPTSELGKVTKSTPMGSLDAPFNPVSLALGAEASFVGRTIDSDRRHLQSVLRAAAEHRGTALVEIYQNCNIFNDGAFDALKEPGTREEALIRLEHGRPIRFGADLGQGVFRDPVSGELFTAEVTPRNEAAVLVHDVGGPSPATAFALSRLADPDTLHHTPIGVLRDIDRPVYDTLMADQLDRAVQAKGEGDLTALLTGNDTWTVD